A DNA window from Zonotrichia albicollis isolate bZonAlb1 chromosome 2, bZonAlb1.hap1, whole genome shotgun sequence contains the following coding sequences:
- the LOC102067674 gene encoding single-stranded DNA cytosine deaminase produces the protein MDSILMQRRLFLYNFRNLRKAKGRRETYLCYVVKRRDSATSCSLDFGYLRNQMGCHVEVLFLRYIAAWDLDPGRCYRITWFTSWSPCYDCAQHIASFLRSYPNLSLRIFMARLYFCEERKAEPEGLRRLHKAGAQIAIMTFKDYFYCWNTFVENREQAFKGWEGLHENSVHLARKLRRILLPLYEVDDLRDAFKILGL, from the exons ATGGACAG catcctCATGCAAAGGAGGCTCTTCCTCTACAACTTCAGGAACCTACGCAAGGCCAAGGGCCGGCGTGAGACCTACCTGTGCTATGTGGTGAAGCGCCGGGACAGCGCCACCTCCTGCTCCCTGGATTTTGGATACCTGCGCAACCAG ATGGGCTGCCACGTGGAGGTGCTTTTCCTGCGCTACATCGCAGCCTGGGACCTGGACCCGGGGCGCTGCTACCGCATCACCTGGTTCacctcctggagcccctgctaCGACTGCGCCCAGCACATCGCCAGCTTCCTGCGCTCCTACCCCAACCTGAGCCTCCGCATCTTCATGGCCCGCCTCTACTTCTGCGAGGAGCGCAAGGCAGAGCCCGAGGGGCTGCGGCGCCTGCACAAGGCGGGGGCACAGATCGCCATCATGACCTTCAAGG ATTACTTCTACTGCTGGAACACATTTGTGGAGAACAGGGAACAGGCATTCAAaggctgggaagggctgcatGAAAACTCTGTCCATCTTGCCAGGAAACTTCGACGAATCCTCCTG CCGCTGTACGAAGTAGATGATTTACGagatgcttttaaaattctggGACTTTGA